The Deltaproteobacteria bacterium DNA window CCAAATTATAGTAACCCGCTTTTTCTAGTCGGATTTTATATTGGGTATTCACGACAAGCTTATCTACACTGGCCGGGGTGGTAAGCCCGGTGGGCTGGTCATTGATGAAAATCTTGGCCCCTTGAGGATTGCTGGAAATCAACGCCTGAGCCTGATTAGATGGCACCGGATTGATCGCATTCACAGGGGGTGTAGCCTGGCTTTCCGCCTGGGTTTGAGAAATCATGATAGGTTGCGAACTGGGCATAGTCGTGGGCTGAGCAGGATTCAAGTTCCCATTGTTGCTTAAGCCCAAGTTCGTCTGTTGACTTGGCTGACTTGGCGGTAAAGGTGGCGTTGGATTTACGGGATTGACAGGAGCATTTGTATTCGCGGGCATATTGGGATTATTCACTACATTGGGCACTTGATTTAAAAGATTGTTGGCGGCCTTATGTGCATCATCAATTTGTTTTTGTAGCGCAGGGTTATTAAGCAGACCTTGAGCCGCTTTTTGTGCATCATCAATCTGCTTTTGCAAATCGGGGTTATTGGCAGGTAGTTTTTTCAGCATGTCATCGATGCTTTTCTGCGTATTTTGAAGATTGGGACTTAATTTCGGTTTCACCACAAAGACCCACGCCGCATAACCGCCTCCTACAAACATGAAAAATAAAATAAATAAAATGAGCAAAATCCAGACAAGGGTATTGCTTTTTTTTGCAACGGAAACTTGCCCCGAATTACCACCCAGAGGGGGAGCAATTCCAGTGGCCAAAGTCTTATTAGAGGGAGAAGATGCCTGGGTGTTGGAAGAAGAACTTTCGTTGCTAACCATAATGGGCCTCTTATAAGGTTTTAAATAATCGGATAAATCTTTGGCTAAAAAGCCAGGACGAATGGTGGCCAGGAATTGGGCCAAGTCGATTTGCATGACTTCCGCATCGTAACGTTCCTGCGGGTTTTGAGCCAAGGCCTTGGCCAGGATTTCCCTTAATCGACTCGGAAGCTCGGCAGGAATATCTTCCAGTTTCATCTGAGAGCTTCTGATCTTGTCTAAAATAATAATCTCAGAATCGCCCGGAAAACACTTTTGACCGGTAAGCATTTCAAACAGCACGATTCCCAAAGAGAAAACATCGCTTTTACCGTTTAAGTTTTCGGAGCGCACTTGTTCGGGGGACATGTAGCTGTACTTCCCACGCAACATTCCGGTGGTGGTGAAGCTTTGCTTCTGAGCGGCCTTGGCAATCCCAAAATCGGTGATTTTTACTTCCCCGTTGCGAGAGAGTAAAACGTTGTGGGGAGAAATATCACGGTGGATGATGTGCAGGGAGTTTCCCTCCGCATCCGTTTTCTTATGGGCGTAATCGAGGCCTGCCAATACTTGCAGGGCAATAAAGCAGGCGATGTCCGTGGGAATCTTTTCCTTTTTTTCAGCCACCTGGGACATGAGGGTTTTTAAATCGAAGCCCTCCACATATTCCATGGCGATGAAATGCGCGTTCTCGAAAGAGCCTAAATCCAGCACCTGAACAATATTCGGATGGCTCAGTGCCGCAGAAAGCTTGGCCTCGTCGATAAGCATTTGAATGAATTCCGGGTCGGAGGCCCAGTGAGAAAGCACTTTTTTGATGCAGACAATTTTTTCAAAGCCATCTACTCCAAACGTTTTGGCCTTGAAGACTTCCGCCATTCCCCCGGTGGCGATTTTTTCCAGAAGAAAATATTTTCCAAATGGGGCGGGTAAGGTGGTGCTCATTCTTTGCTCCTAACGGTTTAGTTTACGACCAATGGTCAATACGTACATCGACATAAAAAAAGCCCCCATAAATCCTTCGGAAGCACCTACGATCCTACTCCAACCTATGGGATGATAATCTCCGTATCCCAGAGTTGTAAAGGAAACGACACTAAAATAAACACAATTAAAAAAGTCAACCGAGAGTGCCTTGAGATTATGAAAACCAGACAAAAAATCCTGGTTAATAATTCTATCGGGAGTCTTCACTCCACCATAAAGAAATAAAAAGGCACACAATAAAATAACTATCCAGGAAGTTAAAATCACTCGAATCGGTTTCTCCCCATAACCGCAAGCCAAGCGCATGAATTGCAAACCGCTCTGAGCCGCGCGGGGAGTGGCTTTGCGTTTACATTCCATTTCTCCATAATAAAAATCGCTGGAGATTTCATAATTTCCACTATTCTCATAACACTTCTTAATTTTACGACACACTTCTTCCGCCTTCTGAAAATCTTCTTTTTGAGCACTTTGGATGGCATTCAACTCGTCCATGCAAATAGCACGTGAAAATTTTTTTTCCCAGATAGCCTCACTAAAGTTGACCTGATCGAGAGAAGATTCTGAAAAGAAAGCCGCTTCGAGGTTTCCCTTGAGCTTGGTGGTCCCTCCGTGAAAAAAAACACCCACGAATGAAATTTGTGTTTTTTGAGAGCTAATAAAATAAATACTTTTTTCGTCTCCAGAAAATTCTGTCCTGTCAAAGCGCAGAAGCTGATTTTCCAAATACAAAGGATAAGCCTTTAAAAATTTGGATTGAAAATAGGCATAAGAAAAATCGGCCACGCCATTCAAAAATTTGGTCTCGGAAAAATCGAATTCATGCACCTGAAAGGAAGTATGGCAGAAATTGAGCAAGTTAAATTGAAACTCGGCCTGTAAAAAAGAAAGAGAGCGATTTTTAAAAAAACTGTGGTGAAAAATAATTTCGGGGCTGGTCCAGCGCAGGTTTTTGAATAGGACTTCGTCGCTGTTAAAGTTGGTTTCACTCCAATCAATTTGTTGGCAATTGATAATGGAGTTATTCCACGAAGCCAGTTTTCCGCCGATTTTTGACTTCGAAAAGGAAAACAAGTTCCCTTCTACCTTACAATCGTCAAAGTTAAGTTGATCCCCGTTAAACTGAGACTCATTGAAAAAAGTACTTCCTGAAAAGTAGGCTTTTTTAAAACTGAGCTCCTGACTTTTACTGCGAAGCCCTGCAAAGCTAACGTGTTTGGCCCTGAATTGAGTGTCATAAAAATGGGTTTCGAAAGATTCGAACTCCACGGCATTAAATAAAGCAAAATCCCCCTCGAATTGGGCTCGAGCAAAATTAGTGCGGTTGCCTTTGAAAACAGAATTGTTAAACAAAGCCCCTTTTAGAAATTGGCATTTGTAAAAACTCGTTTCCTTTCCCAAAAATTGGCAATGTTCAAAATTGGCAAAATCTTCAAAAATTTTCTCACGCAAATTGAGAGGCCCATTAAAAATTGCCCCCTCAAAGTAGGTTTGTTTTAAATCGATTTTTTTTAACACTAAAGCCTCAAGCGCTTCGCCAGGCTTTGTGAAACTAGGGTCGTGCAGGAGACAGAATTTGAGCGGAGATTGTTCCCAAATTTTTTCGGAACAAATATTTTTTCCTTGCGGATTTTTATACTGACACTTTTCGCTCATGGCCCGCCATTGTAGTGGTTTTCTAGCCTTGGTCAACCAAAGTGTCTGCCTATCGGTCTTAAAATCGAACCTAAAAAAAAATAGTGTCCGATGTTTGTATTCTCTCACTTCAGAAATTTAATAAAAAACCAGCAATAATGCGTTTTTATTTCTTGGCCCTTCCTTTGCTTTATCTCAGAGCAACGCGCGTAAACAAAAAAAGAAAGGAGGTGAAGCTAATGGAAAATAAAGACGTGTTTTTGATTACCGAACAAGTGCCCCTGGGCGACAAGCCCGCCAAAACTATTTGGACCAAAATTGGGGTGGCCTTTGTGAATAGAGATCAATCGCTCAATGTGCTGCTGGATGCCTTGCCGCTGCATGGCAAGCTGCATATTCGGGATAGGAAAATGGATAAAAAACAAAATAATTAAAAATATAAAAGGAAAAAATAATATGAAAAAGCAAATTCAAATCTTAAGTGTTCTCATTCTCTGTGTGTTTTTAAGTTCAGGCTTCGCAATCGCGAAAGCCTCCAAAAAACAGATCTCAGGACAGCTTAATCTTAACAAAGCCTCTGTGGAAGAGCTGCACAAACTTCCTGGACTCAGCGTTAAAAAAGCAGAAGCGATAGTCGATTATCGAAAAGAGCACCCTTTTAAATCGGTGTCCGAACTCGATCAAATCAAAGGCTTCAGTAAAAAGAGCATCCATAAAATGAAGCCTTATCTAACTACGGAAGGCTCGAACAATCTGGCCATCGAGGGAGGCAGCAAATCAAAGTCAAAAAAATCTAAATCGAAGAAAGAAGCTTCCGCGAAGAAACACAAGAAAGCGGATAAGGCCTAATTGGGTAGACGGATAAGAAAACCCCTCGTTCCTTCACCCCCCTTCTTTCTGCAAAAAGCGGAAAGAAGGGGGCGGGGAATCAGGGTGAAAACGATATTGGACCTCTTGCGTAACCGTCACAAGCACCCCAAGGGCAATAGCTCTATTAGAATCGCATCTTCAACGCCGAGGGATCTTCATTTTGTATCACTTTTGCGAAGGCTCCCAGCTGAGGCAGCAGATTCCAGATGAAGAAGCGGGTGGTCTTCACTTTGCCTTCATAAAATCGGGCTTCAGGATTATTTTCACAAAGGGCATTTTTCTTTTCTTCGTCCGTGGCACCTGCATCGGCCCAAATTTTTTCCAGTTTAGGCAAGGCAACGAGTGATTGATCTAGCAACAACCAGGCAAGCACTGCATGGGCCATCATGTTCAGGAAGGCGGTCGCATGCAATTGAGGAAATTCAATATCCCCACCCATGGCCTTTTCGCCAAATTTCATGGCAGCTGCTCCCACTTGATCCATGGCTTTTTTGAGGGCCTCAATTTCTTTCCCCAAGCTTGCATGAGAGATATTTTTTTCGATGAATTCGCTGACATGCGCATAAAGATTGCGCAACAGCTCACCACCATTTTGAGTCATCTTGCGGCCGATAAGATCCAGGGCCTGGATGCCATTGGTGCCTTCGTAGATCGAACCGATTTTTACATCACGCAGCATTTGTTCGATGGGATATTCGTTGCAATAACCATAGCCTCCATAAACCTGCATGGCCATGGTAGCAATTTCAAAACCTTTGTCGGTACAAAAGGCCTTACAGACAGGGGTAAGCAAATCGGCAATAGCCTGGGCAAAAGCCTTTTTTTCTGCATCCTTTTCGTGTTCAGCCAAATCGATGCAATACCCGGCCTTGTAAAGCAAGGCCCGCATCCCTTCAACATAGGCCTTCATGGTGGCCAACATCCGTTTCACATCGGCATATTGAATGATATTCTTTTTGCCCCCCTGGACGCGTTCCTTGGCATAAACCAGCGCATGTTCATAGGCGTTTCCAGCCGTACTCAAACCTTGCATACCACAAGCCAGACGGGCTTCGTTCATCATCTGAAACATGTAGGGCATGCCCCTGCGCGGCTCACCCACCAGATAGCCCACACATTGATTTTGATCCCCAAAGGCAAGCGTACAGGTAGGAGAGGCATGAATGCCCAACTTGTGCTCAATGTTCACCACTTTGACATCGTTGTTTTCACCCACACTGCCATCGGCATTCACCTTGTTTCGCGGCACTACAAACAAACTAATTCCTTTGGTGCCTTGGGGATCACCTTCGATGCGAGCCAAAACCAGGTGAATGACATTGCTGGCAAAATCGTTGTCTCCACAAGAAATAAAAATCTTCGAGCCTTTAATCAGATATCCCTCTCCACTTTTACTGGCCGTTGTTTTAAGGTCTCCCACGGCTGATCCGGCCTGGGGTTCAGTCAGACACATGGTGCCTGTCCACTCTCCCCCATACATTTTGGGGCAATAAATTTGGGCAAGTTCTGGAGTGCCGAAAGCTTCAATCAAATGTCCGGCACCCCGGGTAAGGCCGGGAAACATCATGAAGCTGAAACAGGCCCCGGTAAAAAATTCACTGATAGACATGAAGAGCGAGACAGGAAGCCCAAGCCCACCATAAGTGGTAGGAAGTTCCAAACCAATAAATCCATTTTGGGCATAACTTTGATAGGTTTCTTTAAAACCGGGGGCGGTAAGCACCTGACCCTTCTCAAAACGCACCCCATACTCATCGGCTTTTTTATTCAGGGGGGCCAATTCATTTTGGGCAAATTTGAGAGATTGCTCCAAAAAGGCCTTGAAATCTGTCTCGCCAAAATTCGAGAAGTTCTCCAAGCTTTGAAGATTCTGAATTTGAAGATATTCAAAAAGTGTGAAGTGAACATCGCGTTCATTGACGAGATAGGACATAGATAGACCTTATTTACTAAACTCCTCCCGGCCTCCCCTTGGAATTGAGGGAAGGGACAGTGGGGTTTGACATTTATTTTATTTTTTGATTCTTCTCGCGAGATAGACCACAACGAAAGCAATTCCAACTATGATCATCATCATGAAAATGTTTTTTTGATACTGCATCAAACTCGAACAGGGGTCCACCTGAACACTCGTTTCAATTTGTGTAAAGGCCCCATCCAAGGCGACAAAGTTTGCCCTGATCTTGTATTCACCCACTTGTTCAAAAGGGTAAACGATCTTGTAAATACCCGGAGCAATTTGATCACTCTCTTTGAGAGTCGTTTCCCGGTAACTCCTTGCAGAAAGGCTCTCGATAGCAAGACTTATATTGCCTGTAAAGGATAGATCAAGGTCTGGATTGTAGGCTACAATGTAGATTTCAAGAGGAAATACAAGAGAAATTTTTTTTTGATTGGTTAAAATCTTAAGCTGGAATCTTTCCCATTTTTGTTCCTGACCCAAAACAAGGTGAGGGGGAAGTTTTTTAGAAATATCCTCGATGCTTCGAGCAAAAAGTGGAGAAACCAACAGTAGGAATATGAAAAATATTTTCAACAAATACTTCATAAAAACAAAAACCCCCTCGCAGTTCATACGAAGGGGTCTTTAAGCTTTCAAGCACTAAATAAAAAAAGCTTATTTCTTTTCAGTTTTCTTTTCGGTCTTTACTTCTTCTTTTTTAGCAGCAGGTTTACTTTCTGCTTTAGCAGGTTTAGATTCTGCTTTTGCGGGCTTGGATTCTTCTTTCTTTTCAACTTTTACTGCTGCTTTTTCTTCCTTCTTTTCCACTTTCTTCTCTTCGGCCATTCCTACGCTAGCGCTTGCGAGGAAACCTAAGGTCACGATCAACGCGAGTAATTTCTTCATCTTCTTTCTCCTTTTATTGTTTATGGAATTTCCTCCACGAAAGAAACCCTTCGTCAAAGAAGCTTCGCATCTTTTTTTACAATGAGGGGGAGTTGCTAGCAAAGCTTCAATGAGGTGACAAGTTTATTTTTTGGGATGTACACCTTAATCGAAACGGGGATCACTCTCTACAAGAAGGATTAAGAAAAAAATGGTCAGGGCCGGGATTGAACCGGCGACGCCAGCCTTTTCAGGGCTGCGCTCTACCGACTGAGCTACCTGACCTATTTGTATCTTCGTTTCAGGAAACCCGAAACTCGACCCAAGGGAGAGCACTACGTTGCTCCCCTTTGGATTCCCCATTGTTATGGGAAGCTTCACCCTCGCACGCAAAATTTGCGAGCTGCCCTTATAGAAGTGCCCCTTATTTGCTGTCAATTTAAAATCCAAAATTATTGAAGCGGAGAATTTCGCAAGGCAGGATGCCGCACGTCTTCGCCCCGCATGAGAAAGAGTACCATTTCGGCAACGTTGGTGGCATGATCGGCCAAGCGTTCCAAATATTTGGCAACCGAAATTAATTTTACTCCACGATTGATATTATTGGGGTCCTCTCTCATGAGAATCATTAACTCATCGATAATTTTATGAGTGAGTTCATCTACGGCATCGTCGTTCCCCATCACCGATTCGGCAAGGGATTCCCCTCCTTTAACCAGGGCATCCAGGGCATCTTTCATCATCTTTTGGGCCATTTGAGCCAAAATAGGCAGATGAATATAAGGCTTTAAAGGGGGCTCTTTCAACAGTTCCAAGGCCCTCTGGGCAATATTGACTCCTAAATCTCCCATCCGTTCAAGGTCAGTCACAATTTTTAAGGAGGTAATGATAAAGCGCAAATCCGAGGCGGTAGGCTGACGCAGGGCTAAAATATTAATGCAAAGTTCATCGATCTGTTTTTCTAAGCGATTGATTTCCTGATCTAGTTTTATAGATTTTTTGGCAAGTTCTGAATCCGACTGAATCAGTGCCTTCATCGAATTGGCAATCAGTTCCTCGACATGCCCACCGATGAGAAGGATTTTATCGCGAAGTTCTTTCAGGTCATGCTCGTAGTGTTTTGAGGTGTGTTCCGTATGCGTCGTCATAAGGCTCCATTGTAAATGTTTTTTCAACCAAATCTACCGGTAATATAATCTTCGGTAAGGGAAGAAGAAGGGTTTCTGAAAATCTTTTTTGTATCGTCGTATTCTATGAGTTTCCCGTTCAGGAGAAAAGCTGTTTTATCCGAAACCCGAGCCGCTTGTTGCATATTGTGGGTCACAATCACCATGGTATAATCCCTCTTCAACTCTTCAATCAGCTGTTCAACTTTAGCCGTAGAAATAGGGTCTAAAGCCGAGCATGGCTCATCCATCAAGAGGATTTCGGGATTAACGGCCAGGGCCCTGGCAATGCACAAACGCTGTTGTTGCCCGCCGGAAAGTGAAATTCCGGAGCGATGAAGCCCGTCTTTTACTTCATCCCACAAGGCAGCCATTTTCAAGCATTTTTCTACAATTTCTTGGGCAGATCTTTTTCGAAGATGCCCTCCGAATTTCAGCCCTGCAATGACATTGTCGAAAATGGAAAGAGTTGGAAAAGGATTTGGCTTTTGGAAGACCATGCCTATTTTTCGACGTACCAATACCGGATCGACATCGGTATCATAAATATTCTTCCCCTGAACCAAGATTTGACCCGAAATTTTAGCCCCTGCGATCACTTCGTGCATACGATTCATCGCGCGCACTAAGGTTGATTTTCCACAACCGGAAGGACCAATCACGGCAATCACCTTTTTGAAGGGCACTTGCATGCTAATATCAAACAACACTTGCTTGGGGCCAAAGGAGGCATTTAAATTTTTTGTTTCCAAAACAACTGTGGTGTCCATTTGTTCCATAAATTAATTTTTCACCCTCCCCCTAACCCTCTCCCGTCAAGGGAGAGGGAACTGGCTACCGTCCTTGTAATCGATTGCGGGTAGTATAACGAGCCAGTAAATTCACAATCAAACTAAATCCCATGAGCACCAAGGCCCCAGCCCAGGCCTTTGCCTGCCAATCTTCATAAGGGCTAATCGCGTAAGTGAAAATTTGTAAGGTCAGCGAAGCCATGGGTTCATTCAAATGAGTTTGCCAAAACTGATTTCCAAAGGAGGTAAAGAGCAGAGGGGCTGTCTCCCCTGTAATGCGGGCTACGGCCAGGATGATAGCCGTCACAATTCCAGGTTTTGCGGTGGAAAGCACAATGCGCAAAATAATTTTCCAGCGGCGAATCCCCAAGGCCATGGCGGCTTCCCTTAAAGTGTGGGGTACCAATTTCACGACTTCTTCTGTGGTTCGAACGATGACGGGAATCATCAGCAAGGCCAAGGCCAAGGCCCCCGCGTAACCCGAAAAATGCTGAAAAGGAATGACGATCAAGGCATAAGCAAAGAGCCCCATCACGATGGAGGGTAAGCCGTTCAATATATCCGTAGAAAAGCGAATTACTTGGGCATAGAAAGAATTGCCATATTCGGCCAAATACAAACCCGTGAACACGCCCACTGGAACACCTAAAAGAGAGGCCGAAGAAACCAGAATTAGAGTTCCTGCCAGGGCGTTCGCCACACCTCCGCCCGCTTCGCCAACAGGACTGGGCATATGGATGAAAAAATCCAAATTAATTGCCGAGATACCGCGATAAAAAACATAGCCCATCAAAAGCAACAAAACGCCTATCGCAAAGACACAGCAAAGAGCGCAGGCAAAGGCATTAAACCGGTTGATTATTTTTCGGCGACGATAGTGAAAATTTGAAACCTGTATTTTGGTCATTGGAGTCATCGTTTTTTGGCCTTTCCGACAAGCAGCCGTGCAAAGACATTCACAATGAGGGTAATCACTAATAATAAAAGTCCCATTTTAGAAAGTGAAGAAAGGTATAAAGGCGAGGTGGCCTCTGCAAATTCATTCGCAATCACCGAAGCTAAACTATAAGCGGGAGCAAAAATGGAAGCAGACACTTCGGGTCTGTTTCCAATCACCATGGTGACAGCCATGGTCTCTCCAATGGCCCTTCCAAGACCCAAGACACAGGCCCCAATGATTCCAGAACGGGAAAGCCTGAGAACCACCCAAATAATAGACTCCCATTGAGTGCCCCCCAAGGCATAAACCCCCTCTTTATACTCTTGGGGTATCGTTAAAAAAATCTCCTTGGTCACCGAGGTAATGGTTGGAAGAATCATAATGGAAAGCACCATACCGCCTGCAAGTAAACTGGGCCCATAGGCCGGGCCTTCAAACAATTTAATAGAGCCCAACAGTGGAAAAAAAGAGGGGAAAAAAGTATTTCGAATGAAAGGAATGAGCACAAAAATAGCCCACAAGCCATAAATAACACTGGGAATTGCCGCCAGCAGCTCGATTAAAAAGGAAATGGGATTACGCAACCAGCTGGGGGCCCATTGGGTGATAAACAAGGCCGAACCCAGGGAGATGGGAACGGCAATCAGCATCGCAATCAAAGAGGAAGCCAGGGTGCCATAGATAAAAGAAAGCGCCCCATATTTTTCGGCAACGGGATCCCAAACCTGGGAAACGAGAAAAGAAAAGCCAAAAGTTTTTAGAGAGAGCCAGGAGGAACGGAGCAACTCCAAAACAATCGCAAATAAAACAAGCAGGATAACAAAAGAAATAAAAACGAGCAGCCCTTGAAAAGCCTTGTCGAGAGAAAATCCCTGAGTACGAAACTTTTCAGAAGCTGCTCGCTTAATTTTTACTTCAGCATTCTGCATAAAAGCTAAGGGGAAATTGAAGCAATATTGCCTTCATTAATTTTTACTAACTCCGCCGACAACGGCGCATACTGCAAAGCAACAGCCTGGGTTTGACCTGTAGTCATGGCCCATTTCAAGAAGTCGACAAAGGCCTTTCCCTTTGTCACATCTTTGGCTTTTTTGTAAACCATCAAATAAGTGAGCCCCGAAATAGGATAAGAGTTCTCTCCCGGGGCATCGGTCACCGAAGTACGAGAATCTTTCTGCAGTTCTTTGGTCATGGCCGCAAAGGCCGCGGCACTGTTCGCAGGAGAGGCCTCTACAAATTTACCGGCCTTATTTTTGATGGCCGCGAAACTGAGTTTGTTGTTCAACGCATAGGCGTATTCGACATAACCAATCGCCCCAGGAATTTGTTTCACCTGACCCGTCACCCCCTCGTTACCCTTCCCTCCGATCCCGACGGGCCAATTGATGGATTTACCACGACCCACCTTATAGAAGAAATCAGAACTGACCTTGGCCAGATAGTCGGAAAAAATATAGGTGGTCCCACTGCCATCCGAACGGTGAATCACAGCCACGGGGGTATTCGGCAAATTCACTCCCGGATTTTGAGAAGTAACTCTCGCATCGTTCCAGCTTTTGATTTTTCCCAAAAAAAGATCGGCCACTACATCGGCGCTTAATTTTAAGCCGCTTGCTACACCCGGCAAATTATAGACCACCACCACCGCTCCACCCACTGCAGGAATTTGAACGACAGGAGCAGGCATCCCTTTTTCTTCTTCTTCACTCAAAGGCGCATCCGAGGCACCAAAATCGACCGTACCGGACTTCAGCTGTTGAATTCCACCCCCGCTTCCGATGGATTGATAGTTGATCTGAACATTAGGATTTACTTTGTTGTAGTCACTAAACCATTTGGAATAGAGCGGATAAGGGAAGGTTGCGCCGGCTCCGTTTAGTTTCACCATTTCTTCTGCCTGAGCGGTGGAAAAAGAAAAGACAGCAAATGTAGTGATTGCCAAGGCTAGAATTTTTTTCTTAAGAGTTTGTTTCATATTAAAAACCCCTTGTGATGGTTCGACGGGCTCACCATGTCCAAAGGAGGGACATCCTGAGTTTTTGTCGAAGGATATTTTTTATCCTCTCTCTTAAAAAAAACTTCCTCCTCCGAAAAAACTCGAAGGAAGAAGTATAGGAGAGGAAGAACTCATTTAGAACCAAGCCTGCAACTGCAAG harbors:
- the pstA gene encoding phosphate ABC transporter permease PstA, which encodes MTPMTKIQVSNFHYRRRKIINRFNAFACALCCVFAIGVLLLLMGYVFYRGISAINLDFFIHMPSPVGEAGGGVANALAGTLILVSSASLLGVPVGVFTGLYLAEYGNSFYAQVIRFSTDILNGLPSIVMGLFAYALIVIPFQHFSGYAGALALALLMIPVIVRTTEEVVKLVPHTLREAAMALGIRRWKIILRIVLSTAKPGIVTAIILAVARITGETAPLLFTSFGNQFWQTHLNEPMASLTLQIFTYAISPYEDWQAKAWAGALVLMGFSLIVNLLARYTTRNRLQGR
- the pstS gene encoding phosphate ABC transporter substrate-binding protein PstS; protein product: MKQTLKKKILALAITTFAVFSFSTAQAEEMVKLNGAGATFPYPLYSKWFSDYNKVNPNVQINYQSIGSGGGIQQLKSGTVDFGASDAPLSEEEEKGMPAPVVQIPAVGGAVVVVYNLPGVASGLKLSADVVADLFLGKIKSWNDARVTSQNPGVNLPNTPVAVIHRSDGSGTTYIFSDYLAKVSSDFFYKVGRGKSINWPVGIGGKGNEGVTGQVKQIPGAIGYVEYAYALNNKLSFAAIKNKAGKFVEASPANSAAAFAAMTKELQKDSRTSVTDAPGENSYPISGLTYLMVYKKAKDVTKGKAFVDFLKWAMTTGQTQAVALQYAPLSAELVKINEGNIASISP
- the pstC gene encoding phosphate ABC transporter permease subunit PstC, producing the protein MQNAEVKIKRAASEKFRTQGFSLDKAFQGLLVFISFVILLVLFAIVLELLRSSWLSLKTFGFSFLVSQVWDPVAEKYGALSFIYGTLASSLIAMLIAVPISLGSALFITQWAPSWLRNPISFLIELLAAIPSVIYGLWAIFVLIPFIRNTFFPSFFPLLGSIKLFEGPAYGPSLLAGGMVLSIMILPTITSVTKEIFLTIPQEYKEGVYALGGTQWESIIWVVLRLSRSGIIGACVLGLGRAIGETMAVTMVIGNRPEVSASIFAPAYSLASVIANEFAEATSPLYLSSLSKMGLLLLVITLIVNVFARLLVGKAKKR
- the pstB gene encoding phosphate ABC transporter ATP-binding protein — its product is MDTTVVLETKNLNASFGPKQVLFDISMQVPFKKVIAVIGPSGCGKSTLVRAMNRMHEVIAGAKISGQILVQGKNIYDTDVDPVLVRRKIGMVFQKPNPFPTLSIFDNVIAGLKFGGHLRKRSAQEIVEKCLKMAALWDEVKDGLHRSGISLSGGQQQRLCIARALAVNPEILLMDEPCSALDPISTAKVEQLIEELKRDYTMVIVTHNMQQAARVSDKTAFLLNGKLIEYDDTKKIFRNPSSSLTEDYITGRFG
- a CDS encoding serine/threonine protein kinase produces the protein MSTTLPAPFGKYFLLEKIATGGMAEVFKAKTFGVDGFEKIVCIKKVLSHWASDPEFIQMLIDEAKLSAALSHPNIVQVLDLGSFENAHFIAMEYVEGFDLKTLMSQVAEKKEKIPTDIACFIALQVLAGLDYAHKKTDAEGNSLHIIHRDISPHNVLLSRNGEVKITDFGIAKAAQKQSFTTTGMLRGKYSYMSPEQVRSENLNGKSDVFSLGIVLFEMLTGQKCFPGDSEIIILDKIRSSQMKLEDIPAELPSRLREILAKALAQNPQERYDAEVMQIDLAQFLATIRPGFLAKDLSDYLKPYKRPIMVSNESSSSNTQASSPSNKTLATGIAPPLGGNSGQVSVAKKSNTLVWILLILFILFFMFVGGGYAAWVFVVKPKLSPNLQNTQKSIDDMLKKLPANNPDLQKQIDDAQKAAQGLLNNPALQKQIDDAHKAANNLLNQVPNVVNNPNMPANTNAPVNPVNPTPPLPPSQPSQQTNLGLSNNGNLNPAQPTTMPSSQPIMISQTQAESQATPPVNAINPVPSNQAQALISSNPQGAKIFINDQPTGLTTPASVDKLVVNTQYKIRLEKAGYYNLEGFLTPTTTALQDVTFPLKELPAQKPKPRYREEGDFRLKQRPPPGVGGYNNSLRNGYY
- the phoU gene encoding phosphate signaling complex protein PhoU, which produces MTTHTEHTSKHYEHDLKELRDKILLIGGHVEELIANSMKALIQSDSELAKKSIKLDQEINRLEKQIDELCINILALRQPTASDLRFIITSLKIVTDLERMGDLGVNIAQRALELLKEPPLKPYIHLPILAQMAQKMMKDALDALVKGGESLAESVMGNDDAVDELTHKIIDELMILMREDPNNINRGVKLISVAKYLERLADHATNVAEMVLFLMRGEDVRHPALRNSPLQ
- a CDS encoding helix-hairpin-helix domain-containing protein translates to MKKQIQILSVLILCVFLSSGFAIAKASKKQISGQLNLNKASVEELHKLPGLSVKKAEAIVDYRKEHPFKSVSELDQIKGFSKKSIHKMKPYLTTEGSNNLAIEGGSKSKSKKSKSKKEASAKKHKKADKA
- a CDS encoding acyl-CoA dehydrogenase; the protein is MSYLVNERDVHFTLFEYLQIQNLQSLENFSNFGETDFKAFLEQSLKFAQNELAPLNKKADEYGVRFEKGQVLTAPGFKETYQSYAQNGFIGLELPTTYGGLGLPVSLFMSISEFFTGACFSFMMFPGLTRGAGHLIEAFGTPELAQIYCPKMYGGEWTGTMCLTEPQAGSAVGDLKTTASKSGEGYLIKGSKIFISCGDNDFASNVIHLVLARIEGDPQGTKGISLFVVPRNKVNADGSVGENNDVKVVNIEHKLGIHASPTCTLAFGDQNQCVGYLVGEPRRGMPYMFQMMNEARLACGMQGLSTAGNAYEHALVYAKERVQGGKKNIIQYADVKRMLATMKAYVEGMRALLYKAGYCIDLAEHEKDAEKKAFAQAIADLLTPVCKAFCTDKGFEIATMAMQVYGGYGYCNEYPIEQMLRDVKIGSIYEGTNGIQALDLIGRKMTQNGGELLRNLYAHVSEFIEKNISHASLGKEIEALKKAMDQVGAAAMKFGEKAMGGDIEFPQLHATAFLNMMAHAVLAWLLLDQSLVALPKLEKIWADAGATDEEKKNALCENNPEARFYEGKVKTTRFFIWNLLPQLGAFAKVIQNEDPSALKMRF